One window of the Archangium primigenium genome contains the following:
- a CDS encoding lytic transglycosylase domain-containing protein — MSISSLSNSNAAFRIPQQNIESAVSEARPTSIQAGGCCPGQTSPASNPLGDLFKDSFGGAEKGGGLQQFLEGAKQLVETLNQLKDLLEGGVPELGDDAAAGGLDAAGGAAGGAAGGAAAPAPAPVGGAGGAAAPAPVGGAAAPAPVGGAGAAGGASNGVSSGGGSGDAKLGPGFPKQLDQFKGAIESAAAKAGVPANMLAGQIWQESRGNIEAITTNGGNGLSDTGLMQVNPNTFGELQAKHPELQGKNLADPETNILAGAFYMKDMNEQFGGNWDLALRGYNSGPNGVDRNDPRALPAGTGDATYVDKVNSFWKTIESGNGTLPA, encoded by the coding sequence ATGTCCATCTCGTCCCTGTCGAACAGCAACGCCGCCTTCCGCATCCCCCAGCAGAACATCGAGTCCGCGGTGAGCGAGGCGCGGCCCACGTCCATCCAGGCCGGTGGCTGCTGCCCGGGCCAGACGAGCCCGGCGAGCAACCCCCTGGGCGACCTGTTCAAGGACAGCTTCGGCGGCGCGGAGAAGGGCGGCGGTCTCCAGCAGTTCCTCGAGGGCGCCAAGCAGCTCGTCGAGACGCTCAACCAGCTCAAGGATCTGCTGGAGGGGGGCGTGCCCGAGCTCGGCGATGACGCGGCGGCCGGTGGCCTGGATGCGGCGGGCGGCGCGGCAGGTGGCGCGGCGGGTGGCGCGGCGGCTCCGGCTCCGGCTCCGGTGGGCGGCGCGGGTGGCGCGGCGGCTCCGGCCCCGGTGGGTGGCGCGGCGGCTCCGGCTCCGGTGGGTGGCGCGGGCGCGGCGGGCGGCGCGAGCAACGGCGTGAGCTCGGGCGGTGGCTCGGGTGACGCGAAGCTCGGCCCCGGCTTCCCCAAGCAGCTGGATCAGTTCAAGGGCGCCATCGAGTCCGCGGCGGCCAAGGCGGGCGTGCCGGCCAACATGCTGGCCGGGCAGATCTGGCAGGAGTCGCGCGGCAACATCGAGGCCATCACCACCAACGGTGGCAACGGCCTGTCGGACACGGGCCTGATGCAGGTCAACCCCAACACCTTCGGTGAGCTGCAGGCCAAGCACCCGGAGCTCCAGGGCAAGAACCTGGCGGATCCCGAGACCAACATCCTCGCGGGCGCCTTCTACATGAAGGACATGAACGAGCAGTTCGGCGGCAACTGGGACCTGGCGCTGCGCGGCTACAACTCGGGCCCCAACGGCGTGGACCGCAACGACCCGCGCGCGCTGCCGGCCGGCACGGGCGACGCCACCTACGTGGACAAGGTGAACAGCTTCTGGAAGACGATCGAGTCCGGCAACGGCACCCTGCCCGCCTAG
- a CDS encoding M4 family metallopeptidase, whose amino-acid sequence MSVRRTEGQGPVLTPRPAATEAAPAPVEKNTVKATSTDAPAASPFAQDGFATKAPAGQTNTLLPSAPQGVGRLPLASAEAQGAIQTTLAGLNAGAPPTLGAAGQEYVPRSVERDALGMTHVRLDRRHEGVKVFGEQVIGHLDKDGKLTGTTGERNPIPAGLGRETPKLSPAQAEQLGREAFGEKPDKQPAVERTVYQDASGTYHSAYRVEISKTSGEELPRQMNYMLDANTGKLLSQFDQIDGFSAGRHGGHGAHAPSEAAPSAPTAPGTRKADDQTMYSGKVDLSTTKKADGTYTLEDTSRGKGVVTYDAKNAEQASGRTQFTDKNDVWGEATDNPRAKAAVDAHYGAEMTYDFLKDVLGRNSLDNAGEKLTSYVHVSNNFVNAYWDGEKMNYGDGDGQTAGPLTTLDIAGHEIAHGLTERTAGLVYEGESGGLNESFSDIIGAGVEWYASQKNPGVKFNWTVGEAAWTPKNGSNEDGLRYMNDPKKDGYSIDNYKDYPKQQEVHGSSGIANNAFYLLTEGGKNRTSGLEVKGGIGMDKSLKIFGRALTTYMTPKTTFAQAREATLKAATDLYGARSVELQKVKDAWTAVGVGK is encoded by the coding sequence ATGAGCGTTCGCCGCACCGAGGGTCAAGGTCCCGTTCTCACTCCCCGTCCCGCCGCCACGGAGGCCGCGCCCGCGCCCGTGGAGAAGAACACCGTGAAGGCGACCTCGACGGACGCGCCGGCGGCCTCGCCCTTCGCCCAGGATGGCTTCGCGACAAAGGCGCCCGCGGGTCAGACGAACACCCTGCTGCCCTCCGCGCCCCAGGGCGTGGGCCGGCTGCCCCTGGCGAGCGCCGAGGCCCAGGGCGCCATCCAGACGACGCTCGCGGGGCTCAACGCCGGCGCGCCCCCGACGCTCGGCGCCGCGGGCCAGGAGTACGTGCCTCGCAGCGTGGAGCGCGATGCGCTCGGCATGACGCACGTGCGCCTGGACCGGCGGCACGAGGGCGTGAAGGTCTTCGGCGAGCAGGTCATCGGCCACCTGGACAAGGACGGCAAGCTCACGGGCACCACGGGCGAGCGGAACCCGATTCCCGCGGGCCTCGGCCGCGAGACGCCCAAGCTGTCCCCCGCCCAGGCCGAGCAGCTGGGCCGCGAGGCCTTCGGCGAGAAGCCGGACAAGCAGCCCGCGGTGGAGCGCACCGTCTACCAGGACGCCTCGGGCACGTACCACTCGGCCTACCGCGTGGAGATCTCCAAGACGTCCGGCGAGGAGCTGCCGCGCCAGATGAACTACATGCTGGACGCCAACACCGGCAAGCTGCTCAGCCAGTTCGATCAGATCGACGGCTTCTCCGCGGGACGCCACGGCGGCCACGGCGCCCACGCTCCGTCGGAGGCGGCCCCGTCCGCGCCCACCGCGCCCGGCACGCGCAAGGCCGATGATCAGACGATGTACAGCGGCAAGGTGGACCTCTCCACCACGAAGAAGGCCGACGGCACCTACACCCTCGAGGACACCTCGCGCGGCAAGGGCGTGGTGACGTACGACGCCAAGAACGCCGAGCAGGCCTCGGGGCGCACGCAGTTCACCGACAAGAACGACGTGTGGGGCGAGGCCACGGACAACCCGCGCGCCAAGGCCGCGGTGGACGCGCACTACGGCGCGGAGATGACGTACGACTTCCTCAAGGACGTGCTGGGCCGCAACTCCCTGGACAACGCGGGCGAGAAGCTCACGTCCTACGTGCACGTGAGCAACAACTTCGTGAACGCCTACTGGGACGGCGAGAAGATGAACTACGGCGATGGCGACGGGCAGACGGCCGGCCCGCTCACCACGCTGGACATCGCCGGCCATGAGATCGCCCACGGCCTCACCGAGCGCACCGCGGGCCTCGTGTACGAGGGCGAGTCCGGCGGCCTCAACGAGTCCTTCAGCGACATCATCGGCGCGGGCGTGGAGTGGTACGCCTCGCAGAAGAACCCCGGGGTGAAGTTCAACTGGACCGTGGGCGAGGCGGCGTGGACGCCCAAGAACGGGAGCAACGAGGACGGGTTGCGCTACATGAACGACCCGAAGAAGGACGGGTACTCCATCGACAACTACAAGGACTACCCGAAGCAGCAGGAGGTGCACGGCTCCAGCGGCATCGCCAACAACGCCTTCTACCTGCTCACCGAGGGCGGCAAGAACCGCACCTCCGGCCTGGAGGTCAAGGGCGGCATCGGCATGGACAAGAGCCTGAAGATCTTCGGCCGCGCCCTGACCACGTACATGACGCCCAAGACGACCTTCGCCCAGGCGCGCGAGGCCACGCTCAAGGCGGCCACGGACCTCTACGGCGCCAGGTCCGTGGAGCTGCAGAAGGTGAAGGACGCCTGGACCGCGGTGGGCGTGGGCAAGTAG
- a CDS encoding D-alanine--D-alanine ligase family protein has product MALSPLRIAVLYYQSGQDEADPVVEQVSQCLRDAGHTAVPVRVDESLSDLVRRLTRSNADLVFNLCETFADDYRLEVNVAAVLELARLPFTGSGTAGLLLAQDKVLTKQLLQFHGVLTPRFATFDGQSMVAHGDLSFPLIVKPARSDASMGLGVEKDLEGLARRVRLIREEYDDEALAEEFIEGREVYVGVLGDHTKPQVLPVVELDFGSKWSRKRMKIADREVKFGPEGPGEPALVMPKDLSDELVGRIERAAVTAFRALKLSDYARIDFRVSSTTREPYLLEVNPNPYLEEKCEVAMGAREVGLSYPQLIQRIVETAARRCGLGQQARPSAPEPEAEAASLG; this is encoded by the coding sequence ATGGCCTTGTCTCCCCTGCGCATCGCGGTCCTCTACTACCAGTCCGGACAGGACGAGGCCGATCCGGTCGTCGAGCAGGTCTCCCAGTGTCTGAGGGACGCGGGACACACGGCGGTGCCCGTGCGTGTCGACGAGAGCCTGTCGGACCTGGTGCGGCGGCTCACGCGCAGCAACGCGGACCTCGTCTTCAACCTGTGCGAGACCTTCGCCGATGACTACCGGCTGGAGGTGAACGTGGCCGCCGTGCTGGAGCTGGCGCGTCTGCCCTTCACGGGCTCGGGGACGGCGGGCCTGCTGCTCGCGCAGGACAAGGTCCTCACCAAGCAATTGCTCCAGTTCCACGGCGTGCTCACGCCGCGCTTCGCCACCTTCGACGGCCAGTCCATGGTGGCCCATGGCGACCTGTCCTTCCCGCTCATCGTGAAGCCGGCCCGCTCGGATGCGTCCATGGGCCTGGGCGTGGAGAAGGACCTGGAGGGCCTGGCGCGCCGGGTGCGGCTCATCCGCGAGGAGTACGACGACGAGGCCCTGGCCGAGGAGTTCATCGAGGGCCGCGAGGTGTACGTGGGCGTGCTCGGGGACCACACGAAGCCCCAGGTGCTGCCCGTGGTGGAGCTGGACTTCGGCAGCAAGTGGAGCCGCAAGCGCATGAAGATCGCGGACCGGGAAGTGAAGTTCGGCCCCGAGGGCCCCGGCGAGCCCGCGCTGGTGATGCCCAAGGACCTCTCGGACGAGCTGGTGGGCCGCATCGAGCGCGCCGCGGTGACGGCCTTCCGGGCGCTCAAGCTCAGCGACTACGCCCGCATCGACTTCCGCGTGTCCAGCACCACCCGCGAGCCGTACCTGCTCGAGGTCAACCCGAACCCCTACCTCGAGGAGAAGTGCGAGGTGGCCATGGGCGCGCGTGAGGTGGGCCTGTCCTACCCCCAGCTCATCCAGCGCATCGTCGAGACGGCGGCGCGGCGGTGCGGGCTGGGCCAGCAGGCGCGCCCGTCCGCACCGGAGCCCGAGGCGGAGGCCGCGTCCCTGGGCTGA
- a CDS encoding endonuclease I family protein, with the protein MLLRSTTTAPRPLSSSPAPTTEAPRASAVISRGAAASVDSFTSAAKPRPTPGPTTPTTPTTPGKGGSTDGLKDKALIKALHDAAAQHKDLGYNQARKVIFTELDNHDGKVECVYTGRELATNKIPNSSDMNTEHSWPQSKGATGAAKSDLHHLFPTDSKANSIRSSYPFGKVVKDVKWSQDGSKLGKDANGQTVFEPRDEHKGNVARALFYFSTVYGKPIPAGDEAVLKQWNQMDKVDAAEVARNDAIQGYQGNRNPFVDDPSLADRISDF; encoded by the coding sequence ATGCTCCTGCGCTCGACCACCACCGCTCCCCGCCCGCTGTCCTCGTCGCCGGCCCCCACGACCGAGGCCCCGCGCGCTTCCGCAGTGATCTCGCGCGGTGCCGCCGCCAGCGTGGACAGCTTCACGTCCGCGGCCAAGCCGCGCCCCACGCCGGGCCCGACGACGCCCACGACGCCCACGACGCCGGGCAAGGGCGGCTCCACGGACGGGCTCAAGGACAAGGCGCTCATCAAGGCGCTGCACGACGCGGCGGCCCAGCACAAGGACCTGGGCTACAACCAGGCGCGCAAGGTCATCTTCACCGAGCTGGACAACCACGACGGCAAGGTGGAGTGCGTGTACACGGGCCGTGAGCTCGCCACGAACAAGATTCCCAACAGCAGCGACATGAACACCGAGCACTCGTGGCCCCAGTCCAAGGGCGCCACGGGCGCGGCCAAGAGCGACCTGCACCACCTGTTCCCCACGGACAGCAAGGCCAACTCCATCCGCAGCAGCTACCCGTTCGGCAAGGTGGTCAAGGACGTGAAGTGGAGCCAGGACGGCTCGAAGCTCGGCAAGGACGCCAACGGGCAGACGGTGTTCGAGCCCCGGGACGAGCACAAGGGCAACGTGGCGCGCGCCCTCTTCTACTTCTCCACGGTGTACGGCAAGCCCATCCCCGCCGGGGACGAGGCGGTGCTCAAGCAGTGGAACCAGATGGACAAGGTGGACGCGGCCGAGGTCGCCCGCAACGACGCCATCCAGGGCTACCAGGGCAACCGCAACCCCTTCGTGGATGATCCCTCGCTGGCGGATCGCATCTCGGACTTCTAG
- a CDS encoding ABC transporter substrate-binding protein: MRPFPRLMVAVLLMSSAACEKKSAPAPASPTPAAASTGGPAAEGPILLGQVGSLTGSEATFGQSAKHGIAMAVREANAAGGVKGRPLAVRVYDSQGRPEEAAQAAMRLISQDKVVVVLGEAASSNSLAMADKAQAAGVPMITPTSTHPDVTRKGDYIFRVCFIDSFQGGVMAKFARDTLQFERVAVLQDNKSAFSVGLADTFREAFVARGGQVLTTESYSKGDTDFRAQLTTFKKLKPQALFVPGYYTDVALIARQARELGLAVPLLGGDGWESDRLFELSGGALEGGYYVNHYAVDNPDPRTQDFITRYKAEWKEAPDSVAALAYDAARLAIDAIGRAPDLSGRAVRDALAATRDFPGVGGTINLDAHRDAVKEAVILKVEGETRRFVTTVKP, from the coding sequence ATGCGTCCGTTCCCGAGACTGATGGTCGCCGTGCTCCTCATGAGCAGCGCGGCGTGTGAGAAGAAGAGCGCGCCCGCGCCGGCGAGCCCCACCCCCGCGGCGGCGAGCACGGGAGGCCCGGCGGCCGAGGGCCCCATCCTGCTGGGGCAGGTGGGCAGCCTCACGGGCAGTGAAGCCACTTTCGGCCAGTCGGCGAAGCACGGCATCGCCATGGCGGTGCGCGAGGCCAACGCGGCGGGCGGCGTGAAGGGACGCCCCCTCGCGGTGCGCGTCTATGACAGCCAGGGGCGGCCCGAGGAGGCGGCCCAGGCGGCCATGCGCCTCATCAGTCAGGACAAGGTGGTGGTGGTGCTCGGCGAGGCCGCGTCCTCCAACTCCCTGGCCATGGCGGACAAGGCCCAGGCGGCCGGGGTGCCGATGATCACCCCCACGTCCACCCATCCCGACGTCACGCGCAAGGGCGACTACATCTTCCGCGTCTGCTTCATCGACTCCTTCCAGGGCGGGGTGATGGCGAAGTTCGCCCGCGACACGCTCCAGTTCGAGCGCGTGGCGGTGCTCCAGGACAACAAGAGCGCGTTCTCGGTGGGCCTGGCGGACACGTTCCGCGAGGCCTTCGTCGCGCGCGGGGGCCAGGTGCTCACCACGGAGAGCTATTCGAAGGGGGACACGGACTTCCGCGCGCAGCTCACCACCTTCAAGAAGCTCAAGCCGCAGGCGCTCTTCGTGCCCGGGTACTACACGGACGTGGCCCTCATCGCCCGGCAGGCGCGGGAGTTGGGGCTGGCGGTGCCGCTGCTCGGCGGCGACGGGTGGGAGTCGGACCGGCTGTTCGAGCTGAGCGGCGGCGCGCTCGAGGGCGGCTACTACGTCAATCACTACGCGGTGGACAACCCGGACCCGCGCACCCAGGACTTCATCACCCGCTACAAGGCCGAGTGGAAGGAGGCGCCCGACAGCGTGGCGGCCCTGGCCTATGACGCCGCGCGCCTGGCCATCGACGCGATCGGGCGCGCGCCGGACCTGTCGGGACGCGCGGTGCGCGATGCCCTCGCCGCCACCCGGGACTTCCCCGGCGTGGGCGGCACCATCAACCTGGACGCGCACCGCGACGCGGTGAAGGAGGCGGTGATTCTCAAGGTCGAGGGCGAGACCCGGCGCTTCGTCACCACCGTGAAGCCGTAG
- a CDS encoding putative zinc-binding metallopeptidase — MREKHSTEHGEGRGRLSPQREALLSARIKDLSLRLAGTPLERSIAQLHAELEAKGISFKPQCYLSDEWGCPSGVPVIGLPFYLADPNLLSIEADLGGGAETEAEILMYLRHEAGHAFNYAYRLYETQEWLRTFGDYSRPYRDDYKPQPFSRRYVSHISGWYAQKHPDEDFAETFAVWLTPGSDWAKRYQGWGALKKLQYVEAIVATLGRRPPVVTLATPDFTTEEMEGTVQDHYRQRDLDEKVDLELRDAFDQSLDDIFEGPGEAPVRAETLVRAERQRMMALVSQYSGVSRGVVRALVDHLIERTAAMNLSLHPDDSREAICRLVSLVTVMSMNYLYTDRFYEE; from the coding sequence ATGCGCGAGAAGCACTCCACCGAGCATGGGGAGGGCCGTGGTCGGCTGTCGCCCCAACGCGAGGCGCTGCTGTCCGCGCGCATCAAGGACCTGTCCTTGCGGCTGGCGGGCACGCCCCTGGAGCGCAGCATCGCGCAGCTGCACGCGGAGCTCGAGGCCAAGGGGATTTCCTTCAAGCCCCAGTGCTACCTGTCGGACGAGTGGGGATGCCCCTCGGGGGTGCCGGTCATCGGGCTGCCGTTCTACCTGGCGGACCCGAACCTCCTGTCCATCGAGGCGGACCTGGGCGGCGGCGCGGAGACCGAGGCGGAGATCCTCATGTACCTGCGCCACGAGGCGGGCCACGCCTTCAACTACGCCTACCGGCTCTACGAGACGCAGGAGTGGCTGCGCACGTTCGGGGACTACTCGCGCCCGTACCGCGACGACTACAAGCCGCAGCCCTTCTCGCGCCGCTACGTCTCGCACATCTCCGGCTGGTACGCCCAGAAGCACCCGGACGAGGATTTCGCCGAGACCTTCGCCGTGTGGCTCACCCCGGGCAGCGACTGGGCGAAGCGCTACCAGGGGTGGGGCGCGCTCAAGAAGCTGCAGTACGTGGAGGCCATCGTCGCCACGCTCGGCCGCCGGCCGCCGGTGGTGACGCTGGCCACGCCCGACTTCACCACCGAGGAGATGGAGGGCACGGTCCAGGACCACTACCGCCAGCGCGACCTGGACGAGAAGGTGGACCTGGAGCTGCGCGACGCCTTCGACCAGTCGCTGGACGACATCTTCGAGGGGCCCGGCGAGGCGCCCGTGCGCGCGGAGACGCTCGTGCGCGCCGAGCGGCAGCGGATGATGGCCCTGGTGAGTCAGTACTCCGGCGTGAGCCGAGGCGTGGTGCGCGCGCTGGTGGACCACCTCATCGAGCGCACCGCGGCGATGAACCTCTCCCTGCATCCCGACGACAGCCGCGAGGCCATCTGCCGCCTCGTGTCGCTGGTGACGGTGATGTCCATGAACTACCTCTACACCGACCGCTTCTACGAGGAATGA
- a CDS encoding DUF4832 domain-containing protein yields the protein MRHVFGALTSACLLLSSAAAEAAISGVVLSNDATHVTYQFQFTGAPEFVRAYIDTDRNPATGLALQGTGADYLLENGFLYKHLGGGWSWQQVGAVTHTSTNGTAYWKVARADLGETATPNDADLVFQTEPPQETSAKSTHVYSGGTTPGTGTTTWYTASTATLANPERGFYRYPQDCDKADFNVTTLKGYRETQKITQVMCIFYLAEFKNGPISQAQLDRFQRQSDTVRAAGLKMIIRFAYTLNTSGDDVPLSRVSAHLDQLAPLLSKNADVIAVVQAGLIGAWGEWYYTQNFGNAGVVSTQDWSNRKAVVDKLLASLPASRMVQLRTPKFKRTMYGTSALTSAQAFSGTAAARIGHHNDCFLASATDFGTYENTSVEYPYLAAETQYLSMGGETCAPNPPRSDCASALTEMAQFHYSYLNNDYESTVLNSWSNAGCRPEIDRRLGYRFSLVSATLPTTASRGSVLSVSLALKNEGFAAPYNPRGVELVLRHASTGAVHRLPLSSDPRRWAPGTTTTVSQGVTLPSSLPSGSYAVLLNLPDPTASLNTRAEYAIQLANTGTWEATTGFNSLQRTLSVP from the coding sequence ATGCGTCATGTCTTCGGCGCGCTCACGAGCGCGTGCCTGTTGCTGTCCTCCGCCGCCGCCGAGGCGGCCATTTCGGGGGTGGTGCTGAGCAACGACGCCACCCACGTCACCTACCAGTTCCAGTTCACGGGCGCGCCCGAGTTCGTGCGCGCGTATATCGACACGGATCGCAACCCGGCGACGGGCCTCGCGCTGCAGGGCACGGGCGCGGACTACCTGCTGGAGAACGGCTTTCTCTACAAGCACCTGGGGGGCGGCTGGAGCTGGCAGCAGGTGGGCGCCGTGACGCACACGAGCACCAACGGCACGGCCTATTGGAAGGTGGCCCGCGCGGACCTGGGCGAGACGGCGACGCCGAACGACGCGGACCTCGTCTTCCAGACCGAGCCGCCGCAGGAGACGTCCGCCAAATCCACCCACGTCTACAGCGGCGGGACGACGCCGGGCACGGGCACGACGACTTGGTACACGGCGAGCACCGCCACCCTCGCCAACCCCGAGCGCGGCTTCTACCGCTACCCCCAGGACTGCGACAAAGCCGACTTCAACGTCACCACGCTCAAGGGCTACCGCGAGACGCAGAAGATCACCCAGGTGATGTGCATCTTCTACCTGGCGGAGTTCAAGAACGGGCCCATCAGCCAGGCCCAGCTGGATCGCTTCCAGCGCCAGTCGGACACCGTGCGCGCCGCGGGTCTCAAGATGATCATCCGCTTCGCGTACACGCTCAACACCTCGGGGGATGACGTGCCCCTGAGCCGGGTCTCCGCGCACCTGGACCAGCTGGCGCCCTTGCTGAGCAAGAACGCGGACGTCATCGCCGTCGTGCAGGCGGGCCTCATCGGCGCGTGGGGCGAGTGGTACTACACCCAGAACTTCGGCAACGCGGGCGTGGTGTCCACGCAGGACTGGAGCAACCGCAAGGCGGTGGTGGACAAGCTGCTCGCGTCGCTGCCCGCCTCGCGCATGGTCCAGCTGCGCACGCCCAAGTTCAAGCGGACGATGTATGGCACCTCGGCGCTCACCTCCGCGCAGGCCTTCAGCGGCACCGCGGCGGCGCGCATCGGGCACCACAACGACTGCTTCCTCGCCAGCGCCACCGACTTCGGCACGTACGAGAACACCTCGGTGGAGTACCCCTACCTGGCGGCGGAGACCCAGTATCTCTCCATGGGCGGCGAGACGTGCGCCCCCAACCCTCCGCGCTCGGACTGCGCCAGCGCGCTCACCGAGATGGCCCAGTTCCACTACTCGTACCTGAACAACGACTACGAGAGCACGGTGCTCAACAGCTGGAGCAACGCGGGTTGCCGGCCGGAGATCGATCGGCGGCTGGGCTACCGCTTCTCGCTCGTGTCCGCGACCCTGCCCACCACGGCCAGCCGGGGCTCCGTCCTGTCCGTGTCACTGGCCCTCAAGAACGAGGGCTTCGCCGCGCCCTACAACCCGCGCGGGGTGGAGCTCGTCCTGCGCCACGCGTCCACGGGCGCCGTCCACCGGCTGCCCCTGTCCTCGGATCCCCGCCGCTGGGCGCCGGGCACCACCACCACCGTCAGCCAGGGCGTCACGCTGCCTTCCTCGCTGCCCTCGGGCTCCTACGCCGTCCTGCTGAACCTGCCGGACCCGACGGCGTCGCTGAACACCCGCGCGGAGTACGCCATCCAGCTCGCGAACACGGGCACCTGGGAGGCCACCACCGGGTTCAACTCCCTGCAGCGCACCCTGAGCGTTCCGTGA
- a CDS encoding DUF2252 domain-containing protein, translating to MPSRSRARSATRRLNALHATRPSRRVKVQQDLTEPEQGPPLVPDHIPVRAERKRQGRILRDKFPRETHAQWKAGRERTDPIALLEASNVGRLGSLVPIRHARMSVDPFSFLRGSAVIMANDLATTPTVGIKVQACGDAHLANFGMFATPERNLVFDLNDFDETLPAPWEWDLKRLVASVWVAGRAHGDSESQCEAAVEACAREYRRWMNTLSHWSFLDVWYARVDAEELRDTLYKHEGASAEKTLAQARRRTQLATLPKLTELREGRRCIIDDPPLVAHTRRDDAELLAEVLQVMGDGYLSTLSGERSTLVRRYTMVDVARKVVGVGSVGTRCYLALLLGAHAEDPLFLQVKEANASVLEPFAGKTAYTNAGQRVVEGQRFMQAACDIFLGWCRVGGRDFYVRQLRDMKGSTDVERLSPRGLRQYAALCGRTLARAHARGGDAAVLRGYLGRSETFDRALCAFARAYADQTERDYGLFQKAIRSGRLAVEKE from the coding sequence ATGCCGTCTCGTTCCCGGGCCCGTAGCGCCACCCGTCGTCTGAACGCCCTCCACGCCACCCGCCCCTCCCGGCGCGTCAAGGTCCAACAGGATCTCACCGAACCGGAGCAGGGCCCGCCGCTCGTGCCGGATCACATCCCCGTGCGCGCCGAGCGCAAGCGGCAGGGGCGGATCCTCCGCGACAAGTTTCCCCGCGAGACCCATGCCCAGTGGAAGGCGGGCCGCGAGCGGACGGATCCCATCGCCCTGCTGGAGGCGTCCAACGTGGGACGGCTCGGCTCGCTCGTGCCCATCCGCCATGCGCGCATGAGCGTGGACCCCTTCAGCTTCCTGCGCGGCTCGGCCGTCATCATGGCCAACGACCTGGCCACCACGCCCACGGTGGGCATCAAGGTCCAGGCCTGTGGGGACGCGCACCTGGCCAACTTCGGCATGTTCGCGACGCCCGAGCGCAACCTCGTCTTCGACCTGAACGACTTCGACGAGACGCTGCCCGCGCCGTGGGAGTGGGACCTCAAGCGCCTGGTCGCCAGCGTGTGGGTGGCGGGCCGGGCCCATGGCGACTCCGAGTCCCAGTGCGAGGCGGCGGTGGAGGCGTGCGCGCGCGAGTACCGGCGGTGGATGAACACCCTGTCGCACTGGAGCTTCCTGGACGTGTGGTACGCGCGGGTGGACGCCGAGGAATTGCGCGACACGCTCTACAAGCACGAGGGCGCGAGCGCGGAGAAGACACTCGCCCAGGCGCGCCGGCGCACCCAACTGGCCACCCTGCCCAAGCTCACCGAGCTGCGCGAGGGCCGCCGCTGCATCATCGACGACCCGCCCCTGGTGGCGCACACCCGGCGCGACGACGCGGAGCTGCTCGCCGAGGTGCTCCAGGTCATGGGGGACGGCTACCTGTCCACGCTCTCCGGGGAGCGCAGCACGCTGGTGCGGCGCTACACGATGGTGGACGTGGCCCGCAAGGTGGTGGGCGTGGGCAGCGTGGGCACGCGCTGCTACCTGGCGCTGCTCCTGGGCGCGCACGCGGAGGACCCGCTCTTCCTCCAGGTGAAGGAGGCCAACGCCTCGGTGCTCGAGCCCTTCGCGGGCAAGACGGCGTACACCAACGCCGGTCAGCGCGTGGTGGAGGGGCAGCGCTTCATGCAGGCCGCGTGCGACATCTTCCTCGGCTGGTGCCGCGTGGGCGGACGGGACTTCTACGTGCGGCAGCTCCGGGACATGAAGGGCTCCACGGACGTGGAGCGGCTGTCGCCCCGGGGCTTGCGCCAGTACGCCGCCCTGTGTGGGCGCACGCTCGCCCGCGCCCACGCCCGGGGAGGCGATGCCGCCGTGCTGCGGGGCTACCTCGGACGCAGCGAGACATTCGACCGCGCGCTGTGTGCGTTCGCCCGGGCCTACGCGGACCAGACCGAGCGCGACTACGGCCTGTTCCAGAAGGCCATCCGCTCGGGCCGCCTGGCGGTGGAGAAGGAATAG
- a CDS encoding cold-shock protein: protein MATGTVKWFNDAKGFGFITQEGGGEDLFCHHTAIQADGFRSLQEGQRVEFDVARGPKGLQAQNVRAI, encoded by the coding sequence ATGGCAACTGGTACCGTGAAGTGGTTCAACGACGCGAAGGGCTTCGGTTTCATCACGCAGGAGGGCGGCGGCGAGGATCTGTTCTGCCACCACACCGCGATTCAGGCCGACGGCTTCCGCTCCCTCCAGGAGGGACAGCGGGTTGAGTTCGACGTCGCCCGTGGCCCCAAGGGCCTGCAGGCGCAGAACGTCCGCGCGATCTGA